The Sinorhizobium fredii genome contains the following window.
ACCGTCCGCGTGGGCATCGGCCGCGTCGAACAACGCCAAACCGGGGACCTTCGTAACAAGGGGCGCAATGGCAATGCCGGCAAGCATTGAGCCCAAAGCAATCGCAGCAATGACGACCCGGCTGGACATAGGACGCGCTCCTCGCAAGAGCATCGGGGCCGCCCGGGGCCGCCGATCTTGCCACCAGCATCTAGAAGAAGCGGGGGGCGCGTCCAGTGTTATTTCAATAGGTTACGAAGATTTAATCCGGCCTGCGCAGGGGTCGGCGAGTTCGGAGCCAGCCATGGCTTGGATATTTTGCTCATCGGGCCGATTGGCCTCGATCTCCAGCTTTTGAGCGGCGCGACGCAGGTGCTGCCATTCCTTTTCAAAACGCAGGAACACTTCGGTCGACATAAACCTCGGCTGCATATGATCTCCTCACGCTGCGACTTGAAACACGCAGGCCGCGATTTTGGTTCCCCAGCCATCTTCGGATGCGGCCGATCATTGCTGACGACGCCGGAGGCGCACCTTAGCCGCAGGTCCCGATCAAATAGGTGAACCGCGCAGCTGCTGATCGGTTATACTGCGGGGTCCACCTATCGCCCCTCGAACTGGAGAGGCCGCCGCGCAGCTGGCTGCGAAACGGCGGCCTCAGGCAGTACGCCACAGAACCAATTCCACTCCTGCAGCAGGCACCCGTCAAGGTTTAGCGATTAGTTAATTCGAGCTACAGGTTACATCGGCCAGGGAGGTAAAGATGTCCGTAGGGGCCCTGAAATCTCGCCGATGAGGCGGGACGTGCCGTCGTTAGATGGACTGCAAGGTCCAGGACGTGGCCGCGAGAATGAGGCCGATTGTCAGCACAATGCCGATGCCGTATTTCATCATCTTCATGCGGCGCGTGCGTTCGCCGGTCCAGTCGTAGCTCATCATGCGCTCCGAGCGATATTGCGCTTCGACCCGGAAAATTGAACCGAATTTGTTAATAAAACGGAAACCGAGGGTTTTCCTCAGTCGTCTGCCCTTAGGATGAAAGCCAAACGTCAAATGCTTACAGTCCGTCTGAGCGCAGATAAGTATAAGTTTAATAAAAAATTCTGAAAACTGCTGATTGAACAGATCAATAGTCTGCTTACGGCAGCTTCTCGCTACCTCTACCTTCGGAACAGCTCCTTTTGAATAATTTACCATCATTGGAAAAACCTTACGCAGGTTAACGCTTGCTCTCGGCATTCCGTCTATACACTCAGCTCAGATTGCGGGCTTCAGAGTGAATCTCAGATGTGTGGTTTTAGCGGCTATTTTGGCTCGATACGGGATGGAAGGGCGCTTCTCGAAACGATGACGGCCGCGATCGCGCATCGGGGACCGGACGAGCAGGGCATTTTCACCGCTCCCGAAGTCGGTCTCGGCCATGTGCGGCTCTCCATCGTCGGGCTCGGCGACGGCCAGCAGCCGATGTCGGATGCGAGCGGCGAACTGACGATCGCCTTCAACGGTGAAATCTTCAACTATGTGGAATTGAGGGACGAGCTTCGCGCCAAGGGGCGCCGTTTCCGCACCTCGAGCGACACCGAGGTCATCCTGCACCTCTATGAGGAGATGGGCGAGGCCTGCGTCTCGCTGCTCAATGGCGATTTCGCCTTCGCGATCTGGGATGCCCGCCGCCGCCGGATGATGCTGGCGCGCGACCGCATGGGGGTGCGCCCGCTCTTCTACACCGCGCATGCCGGCACATTTTATTTCGCCTCCGAGGTCAAGGCGCTCCTGAAGGTGCCGGGCATCTCGGCGGAGATCGATCCGATCGCGCTCGACCAGATATTCACCCTCTGGGCGCCGATCGCGCCCCGCACGCCTTTTCGCAATATCCTAGAGCTCGAACCGGCCCACCTGATGGTCGTCGACGAGCGTGGCGTCACGACGAGGCCCTATTGGCAGCTTCAATACCCGGACCGGGATCAACCAGCCGGTCCGGTGGACCAAAGGACCGCAGCCGAGGACCTGCGTGCGCTCTTGACCGACGCCACCCGCATCCGCATGCGGGCCGACGTACCGGTCGGCGCCTATCTCTCCGGCGGGCTCGATTCCTCGATCGTCGCGGCTCTAGCGGCCGGCATGACGCCGCAGGGGCTTCGCACCTTCTCCGTCACCTTCGACAGCGCCGAGCATGACGAAAGCGCCTTCCAGCTTGAAATGGCTGCGGCGCTCGGGACCGAGCACCATGCGATCGCCTGCCGCGAGGGCGACATCGCCAGGGTCTTTCCGGAGGTCATCCGCTTCACCGAAAGACCGATCATCCGCACGGCACCGGCGCCGCTCTATCAATTGTCCGGACTGGTGCGGGAGGCGGGCCTCAAGGTCGTGCTCAC
Protein-coding sequences here:
- the asnB gene encoding asparagine synthase (glutamine-hydrolyzing); its protein translation is MCGFSGYFGSIRDGRALLETMTAAIAHRGPDEQGIFTAPEVGLGHVRLSIVGLGDGQQPMSDASGELTIAFNGEIFNYVELRDELRAKGRRFRTSSDTEVILHLYEEMGEACVSLLNGDFAFAIWDARRRRMMLARDRMGVRPLFYTAHAGTFYFASEVKALLKVPGISAEIDPIALDQIFTLWAPIAPRTPFRNILELEPAHLMVVDERGVTTRPYWQLQYPDRDQPAGPVDQRTAAEDLRALLTDATRIRMRADVPVGAYLSGGLDSSIVAALAAGMTPQGLRTFSVTFDSAEHDESAFQLEMAAALGTEHHAIACREGDIARVFPEVIRFTERPIIRTAPAPLYQLSGLVREAGLKVVLTGEGADEVFAGYDIFKEARVRRFCGRQPGSRIRPHLFRKLYPYLPGLKQQSPEYLAAFFGASDERLDDPLFSHRPRFKGTAATKLFFSADLRSQLGDYDAAAELVGRLPQDFGRWHPLHQAQYLESRFLLPGYILSSQGDRMAMARGVEGRFPFLDHRLVEFAATLPPEMKLKGLTEKHILREATKDLLPPAIGRRVKQPYRAPDSHSFTGAGARDYVRGALSAEAISEGGLFNAAAVAKLYEKCRSRPASGFRDNAGFVGILSTQLWLRTFTGTGFRKAEAA